One window of the Syngnathoides biaculeatus isolate LvHL_M chromosome 11, ASM1980259v1, whole genome shotgun sequence genome contains the following:
- the LOC133508442 gene encoding polyadenylate-binding protein-interacting protein 2-like, which produces MKDPRPSHATIGVDAAPSDPRDPDPFAEYVWMEHEEEFDRQVEEELWEEEFMERCFQEMLDEEEESECFIPSRDLPTNTISVLNPNAKEFTPGIQKHVM; this is translated from the exons ATGAAAGACCCGAGACCGAGTCACGCGACGATCGGCGTCGACGCGGCTCCGAGCGACCCGCGGGATCCCGACCCGTTCGCCGAGTACGTGTGGATGGAGCACGAGGAGGAGTTCGACAGGCAG GTGGAGGAGGAGTTGTGGGAGGAGGAGTTCATGGAGAGGTGCTTCCAGGAGATGctggacgaggaggaggagtccGAATGCTTCATCCCGTCCCGAGACCTGCCG ACCAACACGATCAGCGTCCTGAACCCCAACGCCAAGGAGTTCACCCCGGGCATCCAGAAGCACGTCATGTGA
- the exosc3 gene encoding exosome complex component RRP40 has protein sequence MLSPLKDKVGSVLLPGDEFRLDTTSAADTIPLAGPSEPDKVVCGPGLRRSGDRLLVYKSGILRHKEPNMFWMDAQHKRYVPVKGETVIGIVTSKSGDVFKVDVGGSEQASLSYLAFEGSTKRNRPNVQVGDLLFAQLIVANKDMEAELACVDSAGRANGMGVFGAGGLLFRVSLGLVRRLLAPQSELRSELEQLFPCELVAGMNGRLWVKSAGVQRTLIVANLLESCENMTSAQRRKLFRKLAQGGL, from the exons ATGCTCTCGCCGTTAAAAGATAAAGTCGGCTCGGTTCTCCTGCCCGGGGATGAGTTCCGCTTGGACACGACCTCCGCCGCCGACACCATCCCCCTGGCGGGCCCCTCGGAACCCGACAAGGTGGTTTGCGGGCCCGGCCTGCGGCGGAGCGGCGACCGCCTGCTGGTGTACAAAAGCGGAATTCTGCGACACAAGGAGCCCAACATGTTCTGGATGGACGCCCAGCACAAACGG TACGTTCCAGTCAAAGGAGAGACGGTCATCGGCATCGTGACGTCCAAATCTGGCGACGTTTTCAAGGTGGACGTGGGCGGAAGCGAGCAGGCGTCGTTGTCCTATTTGGCCTTCGAGGGCTCCACAAAGAGGAACCGACCCAACGTGCAG GTGGGCGACCTCCTGTTTGCGCAGTTGATCGTGGCCAACAAGGACATGGAGGCGGAACTCGCGTGCGTGGACAGTGCGGGACGAGCCAATGGGATGGGAGTGTTTGGAGCAGGCGGTCTCCTCTTCAGGGTCTCGCTGGGTCTCGTCAGGCG GTTGTTGGCGCCCCAGAGCGAATTGCGGTCCGAGCTGGAGCAGCTTTTCCCGTGCGAGTTGGTGGCGGGCATGAACGGCCGCTTGTGGGTCAAGTCCGCCGGCGTCCAGCGGACTCTGATTGTGGCCAACCTGCTGGAGAGCTGCGAAAACATGACGAGCGCGCAGAGGCGCAAGCTCTTCAGGAAACTGGCCCAGGGGGGGCTCTAG
- the si:ch211-132p1.2 gene encoding proteinase-activated receptor 4 isoform X3, giving the protein MFRHVRLRAFRVKVSCNVSTLNDKQLKEIQAPTTRLYLPGLYLLALATGLPANLLALWILVFRTKRLPSTVLLINLTAVDSLLLLALPFRIVYHFRGSHWDLGEPFCRMVTAAFYGNMYGSVLCLALVALDRYVALVHPFGAKTLRSRRTSLEMTALVWAAVLAAMLPLLMSRQTYTLDRPDITTCHDALPQREQENFFLPYFATLFTLGFLLPFGVILFCHCGVLRALLAEGERYAHAVRVTLLVLLVFVVCVLPSNVLLLLTYAADDVGEDAYVPYMLSLAVSTFSSSVDPFIYYYVSADFRDKAKSLLCCLGDAPPPADPPGKASASGPRTTVTLLSVSART; this is encoded by the exons ATGTTCCGGCATGTCC GTCTGCGGGCCTTCCGGGTGAAGGTGTCGTGCAACGTGAGCACTCTGAACGACAAGCAGCTGAAGGAGATCCAGGCCCCGACCACCAGGTTGTATCTGCCGGGGCTCTACCTCCTGGCCTTGGCGACGGGTCTCCCGGCCAACCTGCTGGCCCTTTGGATCCTGGTGTTCAGAACCAAGCGTCTCccgtccaccgtgctgctcatCAACCTGACGGCGGTGGACTCTCTACTGCTGCTGGCGCTGCCCTTCCGCATCGTGTACCACTTCCGAGGGAGCCACTGGGACTTGGGCGAGCCGTTCTGCAGGATGGTCACGGCCGCGTTCTACGGGAACATGTACGGGTCGGTGCTGTGCCTGGCGCTGGTAGCCCTGGACCGCTACGTGGCCCTGGTGCACCCGTTCGGCGCCAAGACCCTGCGCAGCCGTCGGACGTCTCTGGAAATGACGGCTCTGGTGTGGGCGGCGGTGCTGGCGGCCATGTTGCCGCTGCTGATGTCGCGGCAGacgtacaccctggaccggccCGACATCACCACCTGCCACGACGCGCTTCCCCAGCGCGAGCAGGAGAACTTCTTCCTGCCTTACTTCGCCACGCTGTTCACGCTGGGCTTCCTGCTGCCCTTCGGCGTCATCCTGTTCTGCCACTGCGGCGTCCTGCGAGCGCTGCTGGCCGAGGGCGAGCGGTACGCCCACGCCGTCCGGGTCACGTTGCTGGTACTGCTGGTTTTCGTGGTCTGCGTACTGCCCAGCAACGTTCTCCTGCTCCTCACCTACGCCGCCGACGACGTCGGCGAGGACGCGTACGTGCCGTACATGCTCAGCTTGGCCGTGAGCACCTTCAGCAGCAGCGTGGACCCCTTCATCTACTACTACGTGTCGGCAGACTTCAGGGACAAGGCCAAAAGCCTGCTCTGTTGCCTCGGCGACGCCCCGCCGCCGGCCGACCCGCCCGGCAAAGCGTCCGCGTCGGGGCCGAGGACGACAGTCACCCTTCTGTCGGTCTCCGCGCGGACCTGA
- the si:ch211-132p1.2 gene encoding proteinase-activated receptor 4 isoform X1, translating to MKRFRFGLRVLVRLWLLQSVLGASSSPAPAEECSGMSVRLRAFRVKVSCNVSTLNDKQLKEIQAPTTRLYLPGLYLLALATGLPANLLALWILVFRTKRLPSTVLLINLTAVDSLLLLALPFRIVYHFRGSHWDLGEPFCRMVTAAFYGNMYGSVLCLALVALDRYVALVHPFGAKTLRSRRTSLEMTALVWAAVLAAMLPLLMSRQTYTLDRPDITTCHDALPQREQENFFLPYFATLFTLGFLLPFGVILFCHCGVLRALLAEGERYAHAVRVTLLVLLVFVVCVLPSNVLLLLTYAADDVGEDAYVPYMLSLAVSTFSSSVDPFIYYYVSADFRDKAKSLLCCLGDAPPPADPPGKASASGPRTTVTLLSVSART from the exons ATGAAGCGCTTTCGCTTTGGGCTTCGGGTCTTGGTCCGGCTCTGGCTGCTGCAGTCCGTCCTCGGCGCGTCGTCGTCTCCCGCTCCCGCCGAGGAATGTTCCGGCATGTCCGTGC GTCTGCGGGCCTTCCGGGTGAAGGTGTCGTGCAACGTGAGCACTCTGAACGACAAGCAGCTGAAGGAGATCCAGGCCCCGACCACCAGGTTGTATCTGCCGGGGCTCTACCTCCTGGCCTTGGCGACGGGTCTCCCGGCCAACCTGCTGGCCCTTTGGATCCTGGTGTTCAGAACCAAGCGTCTCccgtccaccgtgctgctcatCAACCTGACGGCGGTGGACTCTCTACTGCTGCTGGCGCTGCCCTTCCGCATCGTGTACCACTTCCGAGGGAGCCACTGGGACTTGGGCGAGCCGTTCTGCAGGATGGTCACGGCCGCGTTCTACGGGAACATGTACGGGTCGGTGCTGTGCCTGGCGCTGGTAGCCCTGGACCGCTACGTGGCCCTGGTGCACCCGTTCGGCGCCAAGACCCTGCGCAGCCGTCGGACGTCTCTGGAAATGACGGCTCTGGTGTGGGCGGCGGTGCTGGCGGCCATGTTGCCGCTGCTGATGTCGCGGCAGacgtacaccctggaccggccCGACATCACCACCTGCCACGACGCGCTTCCCCAGCGCGAGCAGGAGAACTTCTTCCTGCCTTACTTCGCCACGCTGTTCACGCTGGGCTTCCTGCTGCCCTTCGGCGTCATCCTGTTCTGCCACTGCGGCGTCCTGCGAGCGCTGCTGGCCGAGGGCGAGCGGTACGCCCACGCCGTCCGGGTCACGTTGCTGGTACTGCTGGTTTTCGTGGTCTGCGTACTGCCCAGCAACGTTCTCCTGCTCCTCACCTACGCCGCCGACGACGTCGGCGAGGACGCGTACGTGCCGTACATGCTCAGCTTGGCCGTGAGCACCTTCAGCAGCAGCGTGGACCCCTTCATCTACTACTACGTGTCGGCAGACTTCAGGGACAAGGCCAAAAGCCTGCTCTGTTGCCTCGGCGACGCCCCGCCGCCGGCCGACCCGCCCGGCAAAGCGTCCGCGTCGGGGCCGAGGACGACAGTCACCCTTCTGTCGGTCTCCGCGCGGACCTGA
- the si:ch211-132p1.2 gene encoding proteinase-activated receptor 4 isoform X2 produces the protein MSIEEKNTQVDGLRAFRVKVSCNVSTLNDKQLKEIQAPTTRLYLPGLYLLALATGLPANLLALWILVFRTKRLPSTVLLINLTAVDSLLLLALPFRIVYHFRGSHWDLGEPFCRMVTAAFYGNMYGSVLCLALVALDRYVALVHPFGAKTLRSRRTSLEMTALVWAAVLAAMLPLLMSRQTYTLDRPDITTCHDALPQREQENFFLPYFATLFTLGFLLPFGVILFCHCGVLRALLAEGERYAHAVRVTLLVLLVFVVCVLPSNVLLLLTYAADDVGEDAYVPYMLSLAVSTFSSSVDPFIYYYVSADFRDKAKSLLCCLGDAPPPADPPGKASASGPRTTVTLLSVSART, from the exons ATGTCCATCGAAGAGAAAAATACCCAAGTTGACG GTCTGCGGGCCTTCCGGGTGAAGGTGTCGTGCAACGTGAGCACTCTGAACGACAAGCAGCTGAAGGAGATCCAGGCCCCGACCACCAGGTTGTATCTGCCGGGGCTCTACCTCCTGGCCTTGGCGACGGGTCTCCCGGCCAACCTGCTGGCCCTTTGGATCCTGGTGTTCAGAACCAAGCGTCTCccgtccaccgtgctgctcatCAACCTGACGGCGGTGGACTCTCTACTGCTGCTGGCGCTGCCCTTCCGCATCGTGTACCACTTCCGAGGGAGCCACTGGGACTTGGGCGAGCCGTTCTGCAGGATGGTCACGGCCGCGTTCTACGGGAACATGTACGGGTCGGTGCTGTGCCTGGCGCTGGTAGCCCTGGACCGCTACGTGGCCCTGGTGCACCCGTTCGGCGCCAAGACCCTGCGCAGCCGTCGGACGTCTCTGGAAATGACGGCTCTGGTGTGGGCGGCGGTGCTGGCGGCCATGTTGCCGCTGCTGATGTCGCGGCAGacgtacaccctggaccggccCGACATCACCACCTGCCACGACGCGCTTCCCCAGCGCGAGCAGGAGAACTTCTTCCTGCCTTACTTCGCCACGCTGTTCACGCTGGGCTTCCTGCTGCCCTTCGGCGTCATCCTGTTCTGCCACTGCGGCGTCCTGCGAGCGCTGCTGGCCGAGGGCGAGCGGTACGCCCACGCCGTCCGGGTCACGTTGCTGGTACTGCTGGTTTTCGTGGTCTGCGTACTGCCCAGCAACGTTCTCCTGCTCCTCACCTACGCCGCCGACGACGTCGGCGAGGACGCGTACGTGCCGTACATGCTCAGCTTGGCCGTGAGCACCTTCAGCAGCAGCGTGGACCCCTTCATCTACTACTACGTGTCGGCAGACTTCAGGGACAAGGCCAAAAGCCTGCTCTGTTGCCTCGGCGACGCCCCGCCGCCGGCCGACCCGCCCGGCAAAGCGTCCGCGTCGGGGCCGAGGACGACAGTCACCCTTCTGTCGGTCTCCGCGCGGACCTGA